The Synechococcus sp. M16.1 genome includes the window GGACCTGCCGGAGGTGAGCCTGGTGGCGATCCTCGATGCGGATAAAGAAGGCTTCCTGCGGGCCGAGCGCTCCTTGATCCAGACCATCGGCCGGGCCGCACGTCATGTGGAGGGGGTGGCGCTGCTCTATGCCGACAACATGACCGACTCGATGGCCAAGGCCATCTCCGAAACCGAGCGGCGCCGGGCGATCCAGCAGACCTACAACGAGAAGAACGGCGTGGTGCCGACAGCGGCGGGCAAGAAGGCCAGCAATTCGATCCTTAGCTTCCTGGAGCTGAGCCGCAAGCTCAAGCAGGACGGGCCCGATGCTGATCTGGTGGAGGTGGTGGGCAAGGCCGCCAAGGCTTTGGAGAACGATCCTGATGCCGGGCTGGCGCTGGAGGCGCTGCCGGAGTTGATCGATCAGCTGGAGGCCAAGATGAAGGAGGCGGCCAAGAAGCTCGATTTCGAAGAAGCGGCCAACCTGCGCGACCGGGTCAAACAACTGCGCCAGAAGATGGCGGGGTCGCATTGAGTCGGTTGGGTTGTTTTCATCCCTTGAACCAGCTCCTCACAAGAGCTTCCAGTGTTGTGGTGGATTGACCGTGGGACCCTCTGTAGTGCATGCTGTTGTGGTCGCAAGGGACGTTTCCCAAGTGACGATTTGCGGATGTAGCTCAGTGGTAGAGCATCTCCTTGCCAAGGAGAGGGTCGAGAGTTCGAATCTCTTCATCCGCTTGTAAAAAACAATGAGATTTCAGCCACCGGGTTGTAAATCTCTATCCCCAAGGTTGGTGGTCTGGTTTCGTCCACCATCGTCATATCTGTGCGCTTAGGGCTAATAGAGGCAACAATGCAAGGAAGGTTTGACCAGGTTCTTTTGCGACCAATTCAGTTCTGAGTGTGATTTGTGATGGAATATCGCTGTGATGATCTACTCCATTGATGTGGTTTAAAGATCCCAGAAGCCTGATGTTTGTGGCTGCGGGTCTTGATTTAGCGGGTCAGGTGATCCTGCTCGTTCTTCTCGCTGCCTCGACGAACTGGCTTTCTGTACCCAAGGCGATCCAAACGTTGGCATGGCCTTGGGGTTGGACTGTCTTTTGTTTGTTGCTTTATCCCTCCCTGGGCTGGCTGTTTGGCAGCTACACGGTCTTGCGTTGGCGTCGTATCCCGCAGCTACAGCTGTTGCAACGTGTCTTGCTGACGTGCGTGGCCACGCTTGTTGTTGTGGCAATTGCTCGCTGGGTGATTAATCCGGCCGAAAGCATTTGGCTGCTGCATCGCCGGGTTCAGCTGCTCTGGTTGAGCGGTGTGTTCATCTGGTCGTTGTCGGTGCGAATCGCGCTGCGAAGAGGTTTGGTTCTTCCGGATCCGCCTCAGTTGTTGTTGGTGGCCGATCACCAAGAAGCGCAGGTGATTCAGCAGGCTTGGCGCCGTGTTCCGCAACTGCAGAATTTGCAGTTGCTTGATTTTGGTCTGCTTCAAGAGCACGTATTGGCGACGAATGAGCGCTGTTTGATCACGTTGGGCTCTCAATGGCGGGAGCGAACTCAGCACCTTGGGCTGAGAGAGCAGTTGGATGCATTGGATCCACGCCAGATTCAGGTGATTTCACCAGCGGGCTTATTTGAGCGCCAGCAGGAGCGGTTGCCACCTGTTCTTGTGGGTGAGGGTTGGATGACCTATGACGAAATGCCCTGGGCAGAACCGTTCAGCTTCCAGACGCAGCTCAAGCGTGCCTCTGATGTGGTTCTCGCCTCAGGTTTGCTTCTGATCACCTCACCGCTTCTGGTGTTGGCAATGGCTTGGATTTGGCTGGATGACCCAGGCCCGGTGTTTTATCAGCAAAAACGCTCGGGTTGGATGGGTGATCCGTTCACGGTGTTGAAACTGCGCACGATGCGCGTGCAGCCGGCCCATGCTGCTGCGAGCTGGACGCAAGAGGGCGACCAGCGCATCACGCGCGCAGGCAAGGTCTTGCGTCGGCTCAGGATTGATGAACTGCCGCAGCTGCTTAATGTATTGACAGGAGATATGAGCCTGATCGGGCCACGGCCAGAGCGTCCGGAGTTGGAAGACGCGTTGGAGCGCAACATTCCCCATTACCGCATGCGTCACTGGATGCGACCAGGCCTAAGTGGCTGGGCGCAGGTATGCGCTCCCTATGCCAGCAGTATCGAGGATTCTGATCTCAAGTTGTCTTACGACTTATTTTATCTCAAGCGATTCAGTATTTGGCTGGATCTTGTAATCCTATTCCGTACGATTAAGACCATTTTGAAGGCTTCAGGGCGTTGATCTTAGCTTTAAAGCGCTGAACAGGATTGATTGCTTTGAGGTCGCCATACACTTTCTTCTCCCATGCGCTCCATGCCGGGTTGTTGTTATGTATTCGTTGTAGATCGCGTGCAC containing:
- a CDS encoding sugar transferase, yielding MFVAAGLDLAGQVILLVLLAASTNWLSVPKAIQTLAWPWGWTVFCLLLYPSLGWLFGSYTVLRWRRIPQLQLLQRVLLTCVATLVVVAIARWVINPAESIWLLHRRVQLLWLSGVFIWSLSVRIALRRGLVLPDPPQLLLVADHQEAQVIQQAWRRVPQLQNLQLLDFGLLQEHVLATNERCLITLGSQWRERTQHLGLREQLDALDPRQIQVISPAGLFERQQERLPPVLVGEGWMTYDEMPWAEPFSFQTQLKRASDVVLASGLLLITSPLLVLAMAWIWLDDPGPVFYQQKRSGWMGDPFTVLKLRTMRVQPAHAAASWTQEGDQRITRAGKVLRRLRIDELPQLLNVLTGDMSLIGPRPERPELEDALERNIPHYRMRHWMRPGLSGWAQVCAPYASSIEDSDLKLSYDLFYLKRFSIWLDLVILFRTIKTILKASGR